GCGACTGCGTCGAGCCCGTACCCAACTGCTCCTGGCTGTTGTCCCCCCAGCAGTACGCCTCCCCGCCGGCGGCAACGCCGCAAGTGTGCCGGCTGCCTGCACTGACCGTGGCAAACCTGAGGCCGCCCGTCACGCGCACCGGCCGGCTGCTCGGCGTGCGGGTGCCGTCCCCGAGCTGGCCATCCGAGTTCTTCCCCCAGCAGTAAGCCTCGCCGTCCCGCGTCACCCCGCACGTGTGCTCGTAGCCCGCGCTGATCGCCGCAAAGTTCCCCACACCCTGCACCATTACCGGCCGCGCGCTCGATGTGGTCGTGCTATCCCCGAGCTGCCCCGCGCTGTTGTCACCCCAGCAGAACGCGGCGCCCCCCGCCGTCAGCGCACAGGTGTGCGCGCGCGCCGGCCCGCCCCCGGCGCTCACGCTCACGACTACCAGACCACCCATTACAGGATACACTGCCGGCGCGCAGCAGGGCGGCGCGTTCGGGTCCGAGCCCCGCTGCCCCGAGGTGTTGAGCCCCCAGCACACTGGGGCGCCGCCCGGCAGAATGCCGCACGTGTGGAAGTAGCCCGCGTCCGCCGCGGCGAAGGTCAGCAGCTCTACCGTGACGTTGGCCACGCCTTGCGTTCCGCCGCTCCTCGGGTTCGTGGCCACAATGGCCGTCGTCCCCGGCGTGATCCCGGTGACGATCCCGTCTTTATCCACCGTGGCAATCGCGGGGCCGAGCGAGCTCCACTGGATCTCCGCGTCCGGCACCGGCCTGCCCTCCGAGTTGAGCGCCCGCGCCGCGAACCGCACCCGCTCGCCGACCAGCAGCGTGTCCTCTGCCGGCTCGACAAGAATCCTGGCCACCCGCCCCGGCGCGAGAGCGTCGATGGTGCAGCCGCCGAGCAGCAGCAAAGTGACCAGCGCGCAGGCCACTCCCCCGCGCCTGGGCTCGAGCATCGAAATCCTATGATTCATTGGAAAATGAAATCGTGAAAAAATCTGGTCACAGACTGAACCGCACTTCCCGCCGAGTGTATCCCGCACCAGCGGGGAAGGAGCTGCGCAGCCGGGCCCGGCCCTCCTCCTGCTCGAGGCGCTCCGCGCCCCGCAGGTTACGCAGCCGGGCCGCCGTGCGCAGTTCGAGCGCATAGCTGCGCCCGGCCAGCCCCTCGAGCAGCAGCAGGTACTCGCGACCCGCACGCCGGAAGTCCAGGACCCGGAGCCCCTCGGACGGCTGCCCCGGCGTCAGCCGCTCCGCCGGCGTCACGACCTCGACGCCGCCGCGGAACTCGATCTCGACCAGTGCCTCGTCCGCCAGGGTCAGCTCGACAACCGCGTGGACGTCGTGCGCCGTTTCCTCGACCTGCACGGGCGCGTCCCGCTCGTTGACGGTCACGCGCTGGACCGTCGCGCCCAGGGGCAGTGCCGGGGCCACCCGCACGTGCAGCGGCCCTGCCCCGCCGTCGTGCAGCCGCAGGCTCAGCAAGAAGCTGTCCCGGCTGCGCCGCAGCATCAACCCTAGCCGGGCCGCGCCCACGCGGAAGTTCTCGATGCTGACCGAATCCCAGTCGGCCGGCAGGTGCGGCTCGATCCCCACCGCCCGCCGCGGCGCATCCGCCTCCAGCCCCAGGAGCCCCCGCACGAGCGGCGTCACCAGCATCGACGTGGCAAAGAACTGCTGCGGCACGCTCGTGTCCAGCACCTGGTAGAAGGCGCCGGACAACAGCTCGGGGTGCCGCCCCCGCGCGAAATCGAAGGTGAGCCGCGCCAC
This genomic window from Gemmatimonadota bacterium contains:
- a CDS encoding Ig-like domain-containing protein; the protein is MNHRISMLEPRRGGVACALVTLLLLGGCTIDALAPGRVARILVEPAEDTLLVGERVRFAARALNSEGRPVPDAEIQWSSLGPAIATVDKDGIVTGITPGTTAIVATNPRSGGTQGVANVTVELLTFAAADAGYFHTCGILPGGAPVCWGLNTSGQRGSDPNAPPCCAPAVYPVMGGLVVVSVSAGGGPARAHTCALTAGGAAFCWGDNSAGQLGDSTTTSSARPVMVQGVGNFAAISAGYEHTCGVTRDGEAYCWGKNSDGQLGDGTRTPSSRPVRVTGGLRFATVSAGSRHTCGVAAGGEAYCWGDNSQEQLGTGSTQSRLAPARVSGGTGFQRVLAGDMHSCGLAADGRAYCWGANFEGQLGRGSHAASATPVAVAGARAFVTLEVGRFHTCGLTAAGAVYCWGWHRFGQLGVGADTGLECHQGRPCSIVPVEVAGGLSFKSLTAGGLHSCGVAGNGTAYCWGFNGAGELGSPRKELCVSGDDPANVCSPVPVPVTGQATAPSGAAPRAR